A single region of the Strigops habroptila isolate Jane chromosome 3, bStrHab1.2.pri, whole genome shotgun sequence genome encodes:
- the LOC115605962 gene encoding noggin-like, giving the protein MDGPHQRCLLLLLCLLPQPSILGPPPPPEELREPPPPSGTTDPAAHVLRGRPSAPVRPYSLSLSPEDYHYYPKPRHLKPGRLRRLLGSAFDPFWMATVEPHRRNGSVLQDNLETQSRDLAEGARRYRRKLWREAEGLELPALLPPGPALSSELRGTVSRSLRQWLVERAACRLTSAWVDLGAVFWPRWVRHTACETGPRSCSWPPGMACRPAQLTHIKLLAWHCWAMRQPGPPHCAWRQIPYPVVAACKCSCR; this is encoded by the coding sequence ATGGACGGGCCACACCAGCgctgcctccttctcctcctttgcctgctcccacagccgagCATCCTTGGCCCGCCACCACCTCCAGAGGAACTCCGtgagccgccgccgccgtcggGTACCACTGACCCCGCTGCCCATGTCCTGCGCGGCCGCCCCTCAGCCCCGGTGCGGCCATACAGCCTCTCGCTCTCACCTGAGGACTACCACTACTACCCCAAGCCCCGGCACCTGAAACCCGGGCGGCTACGCCGGCTGCTGGGCTCAGCCTTCGACCCTTTCTGGATGGCCACCGTGGAGCCGCACCGCCGCAACGGCAGCGTCCTCCAGGACAACCTGGAGACCCAGAGCCGGGACCTGGCGGAGGGCGCCAGGCGCTACCGCCGCAAGCTGTGGCGAGAGGctgaggggctggagctgcccgCGCTGCTGCCCCCCGGCCCGGCGCTGTCCTCCGAGCTGCGGGGGACCGTGTCCCGCAGCCTGCGGCAGTGGCTGGTGGAGCGGGCTGCCTGCCGCCTCACCTCCGCATGGGTTGACCTGGGAGCCGTCTTCTGGCCGCGCTGGGTGCGCCACACTGCCTGCGAGACCGGGCCCCGCAGCTGCTCCTGGCCCCCCGGCATGGCCTGCCGCCCCGCGCAGCTCACGCACATCAAGCTGCTGGCCTGGCACTGCTGGGCCATGCGGCAACCCGGGCCCCCGCACTGTGCGTGGCGGCAGATCCCGTACCCGGTCGTGGCCGCCTGCAAGTGCTCCTGCCGCTGA
- the GALR3 gene encoding galanin receptor type 3 isoform X2 — MPGGWNASSNNPELRAAGIIVPVIFSLIFLLGTVGNGLVLAVLLRNGQVINTTNLFILNLAMADLCFIICCVPFQATIYTLDGWLFGAFACKAVHFLIYLTMYASSFTLAAVSIDRYLAIRYPLKSRDLRTSRNAGVAIVAIWSLSLLFAGPYLSYYQIVHYHGVPICVPIWEDQRRKILDILTFVFGYLLPVTVVSLAYARTIKFLWTSVDPIERISESRKAKRKVTKMIVAVAILFCLCWLPHHLVILCFWFGHFPFNRATYVCRLASHCLSYANSCLNPIVYALISKHFRKRFKQVFTCLFLQNKTRKKKKRFGKKVHVVNVGKGFTNSARGFYGANTEVTQVAEENTRKRDPEDANHARAWTHQLQDATFSVQKELLEEEDLATPGRPLAVTPKRSSGVSGCSLQMNKVKKPVFQSVPEGLLPPL; from the exons ATGCCAGGGGGATGGAACGCCTCTTCCAACAACCCAGAGCTGCGAGCAGCAGGGATTATTGTGCCTGTCATCTTCTCCCTCATCTTCCTCCTGGGTACTGTGGGGAAcgggctggtgctggctgtgctgctgcggAACGGCCAAGTCATTAACACCACCAACCTCTTCATCCTTAACCTGGCCATGGCTGACCTGTGCTTCATCATCTGCTGCGTCCCCTTCCAGGCCACCATTTACACCCTGGATGGGTGGCTTTTTGGGGCTTTTGCCTGCAAGGCTGTGCATTTCCTGATCTACCTCACCATGTACGCCAGCAGCTTCACCCTGGCTGCTGTCTCCATTGACAG GTACCTGGCCATTCGCTACCCGCTGAAGTCCCGGGATCTCCGCACCTCCCGAAATGCAGGAGTGGCCATTGTAGCAATCTGGTCACTGTCACTGCTTTTTGCGGGGCCTTACCTCAGTTACTACCAGATTGTCCATTACCACGGGGTGCCCATCTGTGTCCCCATCTGGGAGGACCAGCGCCGGAAGATTCTGGACATCCTCACATTTGTCTTTGGATACCTTCTGCCCGTGACCGTTGTGAGCCTGGCATACGCCAGGACCATCAAGTTCCTGTGGACCTCTGTAGATCCCATAGAAAGGATCTCAGAGTCCCGGAAGGCCAAGCGGAAGGTCACTAAGATGATTGTGGCTGTGGCCATCCTGTTCTGCCTCTGCTGGCTGCCCCACCACCTGGTCATCCTGTGCTTCTGGTTTGGCCACTTCCCCTTCAACCGAGCCACTTATGTTTGCCGCCTGGCTTCCCACTGCCTTTCGTATGCCAACTCCTGCCTCAACCCCATCGTCTACGCCCTCATCTCCAAGCATTTCCGCAAGCGTTTCAAGCAGGTCTTCACCTGCCTCTTCCTCCAGAACAAGAccaggaagaagaagaagagatttggaaagaaagtcCATGTGGTCAATGTGGGCAAAGGTTTCACCAACAGCGCCAGAGGTTTCTATGGAGCCAACACTGAAGTGACCCAGGTCGCAGAGGAGAACACCAGGAAGAGGGACCCTGAAGATGCCAATCATGCCAGAGCATGGACTCACCAGCTACAAGATGCTACGTTCTCTGTTCAGAAGGAGCTACTGGAGGAGGAAGATTTGGCAACACCTGGCCGTCCCCTAGCTGTTACCCCCAAGAGGAGCTCAGGAGTTTCTGGCTGTTCGCTACAGATGAACAAAGTGAAGAAACCTGTTTTTCAGTCA GTTCCTGAGGGATTGCTGCCTCCTCTTTGA
- the GALR3 gene encoding galanin receptor type 3 isoform X1 — protein sequence MPGGWNASSNNPELRAAGIIVPVIFSLIFLLGTVGNGLVLAVLLRNGQVINTTNLFILNLAMADLCFIICCVPFQATIYTLDGWLFGAFACKAVHFLIYLTMYASSFTLAAVSIDRYLAIRYPLKSRDLRTSRNAGVAIVAIWSLSLLFAGPYLSYYQIVHYHGVPICVPIWEDQRRKILDILTFVFGYLLPVTVVSLAYARTIKFLWTSVDPIERISESRKAKRKVTKMIVAVAILFCLCWLPHHLVILCFWFGHFPFNRATYVCRLASHCLSYANSCLNPIVYALISKHFRKRFKQVFTCLFLQNKTRKKKKRFGKKVHVVNVGKGFTNSARGFYGANTEVTQVAEENTRKRDPEDANHARAWTHQLQDATFSVQKELLEEEDLATPGRPLAVTPKRSSGVSGCSLQMNKVKKPVFQSVSSHFILKRAE from the exons ATGCCAGGGGGATGGAACGCCTCTTCCAACAACCCAGAGCTGCGAGCAGCAGGGATTATTGTGCCTGTCATCTTCTCCCTCATCTTCCTCCTGGGTACTGTGGGGAAcgggctggtgctggctgtgctgctgcggAACGGCCAAGTCATTAACACCACCAACCTCTTCATCCTTAACCTGGCCATGGCTGACCTGTGCTTCATCATCTGCTGCGTCCCCTTCCAGGCCACCATTTACACCCTGGATGGGTGGCTTTTTGGGGCTTTTGCCTGCAAGGCTGTGCATTTCCTGATCTACCTCACCATGTACGCCAGCAGCTTCACCCTGGCTGCTGTCTCCATTGACAG GTACCTGGCCATTCGCTACCCGCTGAAGTCCCGGGATCTCCGCACCTCCCGAAATGCAGGAGTGGCCATTGTAGCAATCTGGTCACTGTCACTGCTTTTTGCGGGGCCTTACCTCAGTTACTACCAGATTGTCCATTACCACGGGGTGCCCATCTGTGTCCCCATCTGGGAGGACCAGCGCCGGAAGATTCTGGACATCCTCACATTTGTCTTTGGATACCTTCTGCCCGTGACCGTTGTGAGCCTGGCATACGCCAGGACCATCAAGTTCCTGTGGACCTCTGTAGATCCCATAGAAAGGATCTCAGAGTCCCGGAAGGCCAAGCGGAAGGTCACTAAGATGATTGTGGCTGTGGCCATCCTGTTCTGCCTCTGCTGGCTGCCCCACCACCTGGTCATCCTGTGCTTCTGGTTTGGCCACTTCCCCTTCAACCGAGCCACTTATGTTTGCCGCCTGGCTTCCCACTGCCTTTCGTATGCCAACTCCTGCCTCAACCCCATCGTCTACGCCCTCATCTCCAAGCATTTCCGCAAGCGTTTCAAGCAGGTCTTCACCTGCCTCTTCCTCCAGAACAAGAccaggaagaagaagaagagatttggaaagaaagtcCATGTGGTCAATGTGGGCAAAGGTTTCACCAACAGCGCCAGAGGTTTCTATGGAGCCAACACTGAAGTGACCCAGGTCGCAGAGGAGAACACCAGGAAGAGGGACCCTGAAGATGCCAATCATGCCAGAGCATGGACTCACCAGCTACAAGATGCTACGTTCTCTGTTCAGAAGGAGCTACTGGAGGAGGAAGATTTGGCAACACCTGGCCGTCCCCTAGCTGTTACCCCCAAGAGGAGCTCAGGAGTTTCTGGCTGTTCGCTACAGATGAACAAAGTGAAGAAACCTGTTTTTCAGTCAGTGAGTAGCCACTTCATTCTCAAACGAGCAGAATAa